The following proteins come from a genomic window of Botrytis cinerea B05.10 chromosome 14, complete sequence:
- the Bccrm1 gene encoding Bccrm1: MAVTIEELDATVKTFYEGRGEAQKAAQAAMNQFKEDPDAWLLVDKILQESSYPQAKYLGLQVLDHVIMTRWKVLPREQCQGIRNFVVGFIIQCSGSEESLRSQRVLLNKLNLVLVSILKQEWPHNWPTFINEIISSCHTSLSICENNMSILRLLSEEVFDYSADQMTSAKTKNLKTTMCAEFSSIFQLCNEVLNSATQESLIKATLETLLRFFNWIPLGYIFETTVIDTLRERFLEMPEFRNVTLKCLTEIGGLQTGTGNNYDEKLVQMFTEVLTTISKIIPLTLDLKSTYNSSNSKDQEFIQNLALFLCNFFSSHLTLIENLPNRDFLTHGHFYLIRISQIEDREIFKICLEYWTRLVQELYDEQQSLPIGDVNPLVGMGVGGISSPGAPNPSLLANYPLRKHKYNEVLSNLRVVMIEKMVRPEEVLIVENDEGEIVREFVKESDTIQLYKTTRECLVYLTHLDVVDTENIMTEKLSRQVDGTEWSWANCNTLCWAIGSISLAMNEETEKRFLVTVIKDLLGLTEMKRGKDNKAVVASNIMYIVGQYPRFLKAHWKFLKTVVNKLFEFMHESHEGVQDMACDTFIKIARQCKRHFVALQPGESEPFIEEIVRTMRKITCDLSPQQVHTFYEACGYMIAAQPQKNSQERLIAELMSYPNAAWDAIIAQANTNPQILQDADTIKVIGNVMKTNVSACSSIGSYFYPQIGRIYLDMLSMYKATSTMISEAVASEGEIATKMPRVRGLRTIKKEILKLIETFVEKSDDLEMVRTNIVPNLLEAVLIDYNRNVPGARDAEVLKVMSVIITKLSGLMEDQVPNIMSNVFECTLEMINKDFSEFPEHRVEFFSLLRAINLHCFPALLKLDNRQFKFVIDSCMWASKHDNREVEHAGLNMCLELITNIAETDPATSSAFFQQFFVPILQDVFFVLTDTDHKAGFKSQATLLARMFYFVHPADGTAPKIQMPIYVQDQAPPNTSNKDFLTNFVASLLQNAFPNLQAPQIQAFVEGLFTLNHSADRFRLNLRDFLISLKEFAGDNTELYAEEKETAERDAKAAERERLSKVGGLIKPAELDDEDEL, encoded by the exons ATGGCTGTCACCATTGAAGAGCTTGACGCGACCGTCAAGACTTTCTATGAAGGTCGCGGTGAGGCT CAAAAAGCCGCTCAGGCTGCAATGAACCAG TTCAAGGAGGATCCAGATGCGTGGTTATTAGTTGATAAGATATTACAAGAGTCTTCATATCCGCAAGCCAAAT atttggGTTTGCAAGTACTAGATCATGTCATCATGACAAGGTGGAAGGTTCTACCCAGAGAGCAGTGCCAAG GTATCCGAAATTTCGTCGTTGGGTTCATCATACAATGCTCTGGATCGGAAGAGTCTCTGAGGTCTCAAAGAGTCCTCTTAAACAAGTTGAATCTCGTCCTTGTTTCTATCTTGAAACAAGAATGGCCTCACAACTGGCCCACTTTCATCAACGAGATCATATCCTCCTGCCACACAAGTTTATCGATATGCGAGAACAATATGtcgattttgagattgttATCGGAGGAGGTTTTCGATTACTCGGCGGATCAGATGACTTCTGCAAAGACGAAGAACTTGAAGACGACGATGTGTGCAGAGTTTTCGTCCATCTTCCAACTTTGCAACGAAGTATTGAATAGCGCCACTCAAGAAAGTTTGATCAAGGCTACCCTCGAGACccttcttcgattctttAACTGGATTCCGCTTGGCTATATCTTCGAGACGACCGTTATCGATACTCTTAGAGAACGATTTTTGGAGATGCCCGAGTTCAGAAATGTAACATTGAAGTGTTTGACAGAGATTGGAGGACTCCAAACTGGTACTGGGAACAACTATGACGAGAAATTGGTTCAAATGTTCACCGAAGTTTTGACCACCATTTCCAAGATTATTCCTTTGACTCTCGACCTCAAGAGCACTTATAATTCGAGTAACTCCAAGGACCAAGAGTTCATCCAGAATCTGGCCCTTTTCTTGTGTAACTTTTTCTCCTCCCATCTTACT CTCATAGAGAACCTACCAAACCGTGATTTTCTCACACACGGCCACTTCTACCTCATCAGAATTTCCCAAATCGAGGACCGAgagatcttcaagatttgCTTAGAATACTGGACTAGACTGGTTCAAGAATTGTACGATGAACAACAGTCACTACCCATTGGAGACGTCAACCCTCTTGTCGGAATGGGCGTCGGTGGCATCTCGAGTCCCGGTGCTCCCAACCCAAGTCTGCTCGCCAACTATCCTCTCAGAAAGCACAAGTACAATGAAGTACTTTCGAACTTGCGAGTGGTCATGATCGAAAAGATGGTCAGACCAGAGGAAGTCTTGATTGTTGAGAACGACGAGGGTGAGATCGTTCGTGAATTCGTCAAGGAGAGCGACACCATCCAGTTGTACAAGACAACCAGAGAGTGCTTGGTTTATCTTACCCATTTGGATGTAGTCGATACCGAGAACATCATGACTGAGAAGCTATCTCGACAAGTTGATGGTACCGAATGGTCATGGGCCAACTGTAACACGTTGTGCTGGGCTATCGGTTCCATCTCCCTTGCAATGAACGAAGAGACTGAGAAACGTTTTTTGGTAACCGTCATCAAGGATTTGCTTGGGTTGACTGAAATGAAACGAGGAAAGGACAACAAAGCCGTGGTTGCCAGTAACATCATGTATATTGTTGGTCAATATCCGCGTTTCTTGAAGGCTCACTGGAAATTCTTGAAGACCGTCGTCAACAAGTTATTCGAGTTCATGCACGAGTCCCACGAGGGTGTTCAGGACATGGCTTGTGATACATTCATCAAGATTGCCAGACAGTGCAAGCGCCATTTTGTCGCCCTACAACCTGGCGAGTCTGAACCATTCATCGAGGAAATTGTCAGAACCATGCGCAAGATTACTTGCGACCTATCTCCACAGCAAGTACACACTTTCTACGAGGCATGTGGTTACATGATTGCAGCTCAACCACAGAAAAACTCACAAGAAAGACTCATTGCTGAGTTGATGTCATATCCAAACGCTGCTTGGGATGCCATCATTGCCCAAGCAAACACTAACCCTCAGATTCTTCAAGACGCAGATACCATTAAGGTCATTGGTAATGTCATGAAGACTAACGTGTCTGCTTGTTCCTCCATCGGAAGCTACTTCTATCCTCAAATTGGACGCATTTACCTCGATATGTTGTCTATGTACAAGGCTACCAGCACCATGATTTCTGAAGCCGTCGCAAGTGAGG GTGAAATTGCCACCAAGATGCCTAGAGTCCGAGGACTAAGAACTATCAAGAAGGAAATTCTCAAGCTCATTGAAACATTCGTTGAAAAATCTGATGACCTTGAGATGGTTCGAACCAACATCGTTCCAAACCTTCTTGAAGCAGTCCTGATCGATTACAACCGCAATGTTCCCGGTGCACGTGACGCCGAAGTCCTCAAGGTTATGTCTGTTATCATAACCAAACTTTCT GGCCTCATGGAAGACCAAGTCCCAAACATTATGTCAAATGTTTTCGAATGCACTTTGGAAATGATCAACAAGGACTTCTCAGAATTCCCAGAACATCGTGTTGAATTCTTCAGCCTCCTCCGAGCAATCAATCTTCACTGCTTCCCCGCACTCCTCAAACTCGACAACCGACAATTCAAATTTGTCATCGATTCTTGCATGTGGGCTAGCAAGCACGATAATAGAGAGGTCGAACATGCCGGTCTCAACATGTGTTTGGAGTTGATCACCAACATCGCAGAAACGGACCCCGCTACTTCCAGTGCTTTCTTCCAGCAATTCTTCGTCCCAATCCTCCAGGATGTATTCTTCGTGCTCACCGACACCGACCACAAGGCTGGATTCAAGTCACAAGCAACTTTGTTGGCAAGAATGTTCTACTTTGTCCACCCGGCTGACGGCACCGCACCAAAGATCCAAATGCCTATCTATGTTCAGGATCAAGCACCGCCAAATACAAGCAACAAAGACTTCCTTACAAACTTTGTGGCTAGTTTGTTGCAGAATGCCTTCCCTAACCTTCAAGC ACCTCAAATTCAAGCCTTCGTTGAGGGTCTATTCACTCTGAATCACTCTGCAGATCGATTCAGACTTAACTTGCGGGATTTCTTAATCTCATTGAAGGAGTTTGCTGGAGACAATACCGAGCTGTACGCCGAGGAGAAAGAGACGGCTGAAAGAGATGCCAAGGCCGCAGAACGCGAACGTCTATCCAAGGTCGGAGGACTCATCAAGCCTGCAGAACtcgacgatgaagatgagttGTGA
- the Bcagx1 gene encoding Bcagx1 → MSSQQAHPTLLIPGPIEFDDAVLQSMSHYSESHVSAPFVAVFSETLSMLRKLFQATDPSSQPLVISGSGTLGWDLVAANLAEPGDEVLVLHTGYFADSFADCFETYGVKPTQLKAKIGERPQLDEIEKALTEKKYKLITVTHVDTSTGVLSELKKLSELVHRVSPETLVVVDGVCSVGCEEIEFDSWGLDAVITASQKAIGCPAGLSISYYSGRAIETFKARKTPPGSYFASFKNWLPIMQNYEAKKPSYFATPSPQLIHALHTSLTQILSIPLSERFAKHKATSQKIKKAVADLGLKQLAPNPADQANGMTAIYLPEGVKAPELLPNLVKKGVIFAGGLHKEIAAKYIRVGHMGVSVMDESRDDVEKAIEALGVGLKEAGYQKA, encoded by the exons atgTCGTCTCAACAAGCTCATCCTACCTTGCTCATTCCGGGCCCAATTGAGTTTGATGATGCTGTCCTGCAGTCTATGAGCCATTACAG TGAAAGTCATGTCAGCGCCCCATTTGTAGCAGTCTTCAGCGAAACTCTGTCTATGCTGCGCAAGCTCTTCCAAGCTACCGATCCCTCTTCCCAACCGCTCGTCATTTCCGGTTCCGGTACTCTTGGATGGGATCTCGTGGCTGCTAATTTGGCAGAACCAGGTGATGAGGTGTTGGTTCTCCATACTGGCTATTTTGCCGATTCGTTCGCGGACTGTTTTGAAACTTATGGCGTCAAACCTACACAATTGAAGGCGAAGATTGGAGAGAGACCTCAattggatgagattgaaaaggcGTTGACGGAGAAGAAATATAAGTTGATCACGGTTACTCATGTGGATACTTCGACGGGAGTTCTGAGtgagttgaagaaattgagtgAGCTTGTTCATCGCGTTTCTCCGGAGACGTTGGTTGTGGTAGATGGTGTCTGTAGTGTGGGATGTGAGGAGATTGAATTCGATAGTTGGGGTTTGGATGCTGTTATTACGGCCAGTCAGAAAGCGATTGGTTGTCCAGCTGGTCTTTCAATTTCGTACTATAGTGGTAGAGCGATTGAGACATTCAAGGCTAGGAAGACTCCGCCAGGATCATATTTTGCTTCATTCAAGAATTGGTTGCCAA TTATGCAAAACTACGAAGCTAAAAAGCCATCCTACTTTGCcactccatctcctcaattAATCCACGCTTTACACACTTCTCTCACCCAGATTCTCTCTATTCCTCTCTCTGAACGTTTCGCTAAACACAAAGCTACATCACAAAAGATCAAAAAGGCAGTCGCGGATCTAGGCCTCAAACAATTGGCACCTAATCCTGCTGATCAGGCAAATGGTATGACTGCTATCTACCTTCCAGAAGGTGTTAAAGCCCCAGAGTTGTTGCCAAATTTGGTGAAGAAGGGAGTCATTTTTGCTGGAGGCTTGCATAAAGAGATTGCGGCAAAGTACATTAGAGTGGGTCATATGGGAGTTAGTGTTATGGATGAGAGTAGGGATGATGTAGAGAAGGCTATTGAGGCGCTTGGTGTAGGATTAAAGGAGGCAGGGTATCAGAAGGCTTAA